A genomic stretch from Sulfobacillus thermosulfidooxidans includes:
- a CDS encoding DUF1641 domain-containing protein — MKNLESLSHLDQDVLMDEFLDEAQQPEVLDAAIKLLKSLEILNDSGIIDMLTTLVEFMGMYPDAIDTDQLSDKVGSYYQSHQQLIDQALRIQPDNLVKLTQLLSQDPIAEPLMTLAQAVEAIEDPQKVQALLVGFAKISSHLPVSSMLRVMENMTHPGILEALPKLFTALEIANERGAFDDLLLALEYLDDLSELLPPGDTIDQFFRWINENHVIESLQSTNWNNLMALTVLATQNEVVMTAISALRVIKDIPQETMTQLLQVGVEVLQFIDAVHGWDVMRQGIGLLGTLKTEIPWMELFPGLWTHEGNLNIDGIVATVKDVAEKTQMKTSTFGGIRGMMAMMKDPDVQKGLQFMTALLGRFVHLVMTPPA, encoded by the coding sequence ATGAAAAATTTAGAGAGCCTGTCCCATCTCGACCAAGATGTGTTAATGGATGAGTTTCTCGACGAAGCCCAACAGCCTGAAGTTTTAGATGCCGCGATTAAATTGCTGAAATCCTTAGAAATTCTGAATGACAGCGGCATTATCGACATGCTCACAACATTGGTCGAATTTATGGGCATGTATCCCGATGCCATTGACACCGACCAGTTATCGGATAAAGTCGGATCCTACTATCAATCCCATCAACAGCTCATTGATCAAGCTCTTCGCATTCAACCGGACAATTTGGTGAAATTAACCCAGTTGTTAAGTCAAGACCCCATTGCTGAACCCTTGATGACGTTGGCGCAGGCTGTGGAAGCCATTGAAGATCCTCAAAAGGTGCAAGCATTGCTTGTGGGATTTGCGAAGATTTCTAGTCATCTGCCCGTGTCGTCAATGCTCCGGGTGATGGAGAATATGACGCATCCGGGAATTCTTGAAGCTTTACCAAAACTGTTCACCGCGCTCGAAATTGCTAATGAGCGTGGGGCGTTTGATGATTTACTCTTAGCCCTAGAATATTTAGATGACCTCTCCGAGTTATTGCCTCCTGGGGACACTATCGATCAATTTTTCCGCTGGATTAACGAAAATCATGTGATTGAGTCGTTGCAATCGACAAACTGGAACAATCTCATGGCTTTAACGGTCCTCGCCACTCAAAACGAGGTGGTGATGACAGCGATTTCCGCGTTGCGGGTCATTAAAGATATTCCGCAAGAAACAATGACCCAATTATTGCAGGTGGGCGTTGAGGTGTTGCAATTTATTGATGCCGTGCATGGGTGGGATGTCATGCGGCAAGGGATTGGGCTGTTGGGAACCTTGAAGACGGAAATCCCGTGGATGGAACTCTTTCCGGGATTATGGACGCATGAAGGAAACTTGAATATAGACGGAATCGTGGCCACCGTGAAAGATGTTGCTGAGAAGACGCAAATGAAAACATCAACCTTTGGGGGGATTCGTGGCATGATGGCGATGATGAAAGACCCCGATGTCCAAAAAGGCTTGCAGTTTATGACGGCTCTCCTCGGACGTTTCGTGCATCTGGTTATGACCCCTCCCGCCTAA
- a CDS encoding GntR family transcriptional regulator, translating to MIFVVDEHRDEPIYVQLRNQVVEAIARSTLKPGDILPPIRTVAELLSINLHTVNKAYQILEQDGYIILTRRSGGVIRPKPPADFDRAWRERLRLVLAEARAFSVDRAQVLQYCRETLDELSTLQEGNGS from the coding sequence GTGATTTTCGTAGTCGATGAACATCGCGATGAACCGATTTATGTGCAATTGCGCAATCAGGTAGTGGAGGCGATTGCCCGGAGCACACTCAAACCGGGTGATATCTTACCACCTATTCGCACGGTGGCGGAACTTCTCTCCATTAACTTACACACGGTGAATAAGGCATATCAAATCTTAGAACAAGATGGCTACATTATTCTCACCAGACGGAGCGGAGGAGTCATTAGGCCAAAACCGCCTGCCGATTTTGACAGGGCATGGCGAGAGCGATTACGCCTCGTCCTAGCCGAAGCTCGTGCTTTTTCTGTGGACAGAGCCCAGGTCCTTCAATATTGCCGTGAAACGCTGGATGAATTATCTACTCTTCAAGAAGGGAACGGATCATGA